DNA sequence from the Acipenser ruthenus chromosome 8, fAciRut3.2 maternal haplotype, whole genome shotgun sequence genome:
TTCCTGAAACAGTCGTTTTCCCTTGTCTGTATCCCGTACAAAGCACAGATGATAGTCATGATTAATGATGCTATCGCTTTTAAGAGCTAACATCATTGATTTTAAAGCCTCATATATTTGAAAGCAGAAATATTTATAGGAACGTGTGTTTAGTACAGGATTAAACAGAGTTCCAAGTGCcagttatgtgtgtgtttattttatatccCTTTCTTTACTTTTCACGGTGCAATCATTATGAATGGGTCAGAGTTAATATTGAGATGTTTTTATGGTGGAGAATTGAAGCAGGTGGAGtgagcagagttgaaaggtcacaatatcACAGGATTTCCCAAGATCAGAAAGCAAAAAAGACACAAATGTAGATCCTTTATAAAATGATAGATCATACATTGTAAAAACCACAGGCCTGCAAGCAAGAATGGaagatgtacagtacagtagccaGCTAAAAGGTAAGgagtggtttttaaaaaaaaaaagagtattgaTACATGAAATCAATATGAAATAATACCACAATATAGACAGTAATGTGCTGTGGATGTCTGGTCCGTCTGCAGTAAATATCAAATAGTTTCCACAGTGATGCTATTTTTCCTTTTCTTGTTATTTCCTAGGCAAGCAAGCATCAAAAGATGTCAAGACCACGATCAAGATCTCCCCGATATAAATACAGGTAATTGTTTAATGCATGACTTTCTTTACATACATTTCTATGTAGGATGGCATAGGGGCAGCAATGTAAATGTGGGTTTGGGTTACTGAGTAATTCTGCACttctgctaaattattattattttttaattgttttaagtaATGTCTAATTATTTTTTGAATGCAGAGATGATACATTTATGTAGTTGCTGGTACCAAACCTAAAATGAAAGATCTGATTGGGAATACATGATGTATTAGAAGAAATTCTGAGTATGTAAACACAGTATGTTACAGAGGATCACAGAGCATTGTGTCATACATGATACAACATCTGTGGGCAATTAACCATTGCCGCTCTCAGTCAGCTGGACATAACCCTTGCACAGTATATCACAAAACACCAGCTAACTTGCATTGAAAAGGATATATTTGAACTAAAAATTAAATGATGTACGTACCATGAAGAAAACTACATCTTCTAAttgcaaaatattaaatataaatacaggtTTTCATAGTTAATGGGTGTGTATTTATTCTGTGTACAACTTTCTGATTTGAGAACAAGTTTAGCAGTACCAGTCAAACTGTGTCAAAAGGATCTGGTCCAGCTAATGTATTTTAACATGTATGGCTTTCTAACCTTTGTGTGGACAAGGACTCAGATTAATCGTTAATCAtaaatgaaataattattttaaaacacattttttccaTCTATTACTTCAAAAGTTGATGTGGTCTGCAACTTTGGTTTGAAAATCTCCACTTCAAGATTAAAGTCAAACTGGAGGCAAGGTGTGTCTAGTAGACTCAACCTTCTATGGAAAGAATGTCTGCAATGAGCGTTTAGCTAAAAACATGAATTGCAATGATAGTGCTAATAGGATCCAAGCATTCCAGACAGTGCAttctgaacatttcaataaataaacattcCCTTGTGTTCCTTGGATATTGCAGTTAGTTGATGCTTCCTTTTTATTCCAAAAGACTCACTTTGCTAGTTCTTATTCCTGGGGGTTGTCCTCACAAAGGTTACGCATATTTTCTATAAGAAATGAAGCTGGAAGTGTTACAGCAGGGTTCATAAACTCAAGATGTATTCATTTATCACTTTTCACTTTCCTAAAACAGGTCTATTTCACCTTCGTTTAGAAGAAGCCCAGAGTGCTATGTAGAGAGGCCTTTTGTCAAGCACTATGGTGATGACTTTGAGGACTGTAAGAAAGGCCCTGGAAAGCACGAACAATGGAAAGGACCAAAGGATAAAGACTTCAGACAAGGTAGCTCCAGAGTGTCCCAGCAAGATGACACCCGGCAAAAATATTTTGATCACAGGCCCCCTGGGCCAGATGCAAGAAGAACCCAATCTGAAGGCTTCCATGGACCCACCACACACAGGAGACCTCCATCCCCAGAGCCTTTCCGTGGACCCACAACCCAAAGAAGATACCCCTCTCCAGAACAAGAAAGGGTAAGGGGTCGCCCTGCTCCTCCTCCTGTGTACCCCTCTCCAGGACAAGAAAGAGACAGAGGCCGCCCCGCTCCTCCCAGGTACCCAGAAGAGGGCCCCCCGAGGGAGTATGAGAGGATACGCTTCCAGGAGCACAGACTGGCCAGGAGCAAGAGCCCCAGGAGAGAGATCAATAGAGGGAAGCCTTTCAGTCGCCCAGCACGGGGAGAAAACTGGCAGGAAGGGAAAGATTTTGCACGGGAAGAGAGGTATTCAGTTTCTCCTCCTCGAAGAGGCTTTGAAGAGTATCACAGAAGGAGCCCCTATGAAGAGAGGAACAGGAACCAAGCTGTTCAGCCTGGGTAAAGTCATGTAAAAGGGCTAAGCGTCAGCCAGAGTGATACATCTTTTATTGTTGTTGAGAATGTGAAGTTTGCAGAGCTTTGGAATTATGTAATGTAACAAGTGGGTAATTATCCGGTGGTGTAAAGCATGTAGGAGACCCACTTTAAAAATTAGTTTATCTTATGGTCCTGCGTGATCTAGAAAAAATATCAAGTTTTATTGCTGAAAGTTGCATTGTCTTTTGCCAAGATAAAAAGCTGCACTTCCTGTAGCGCTTAACAGCTGTATTGCAAGCATACACTGTAATAAAATCTCACTGTCTTCTCTGTGTCGTACACGTGTAAACTGCTTTCTGTCAACACAGGTATCCTGCGGAACGAGGTTTCAGAAAGCACAGCCGCTCGGCAGAAAGAGCGCGAGATACGGAACGCTGTGAGGAACGGGAACCGCGCAGGAGTCCCAAATGGAAACCAGACCGCTCCTCCGCTCCATATCCCAAAGAGGGACCCGGAGACTTTGCACATGGGCGTCATGTGCCATACTGTGAAGATAAGTCACCTGCGATGGTAGCATTTGAGTACGGCCACAAGCATCAGCGAGAAACTTCACAAGACAAATATGTGAAGCCCAGAAGTTTCCCAAGCAGAGAAGGGGGTGGTTACGTGGTCCCTTCGCAGAGTGATGGAGGGAATGGCTTCAGAAGTGGTAAGATGAGACTGCCCGGGGACCCAGAAAGCCGAGTGTCCCCAATGCACCACGCCGAGGACGGTCGCTTCAACAGCGGCAAGACGAGGCCAGCGGTGGACCGAGAACGGAAGGCGTCTCCAACGCGCCGTGGCAACACAAAGAAGTTTAACGATAACCCTGTCCACAAAGTCCACAAAAAAGACGTGGACCTGAGACCCCCACTCCCCGAGCAggagagaagagaaagaaaatTCAGCGATTTTAATTCTTTAAACATGCACCGCAGAACAGACTTGCAAGAGAAGACCTTCCGGCAGGGGGATTTAAAATCCCCTGGCCCACAGAAGCCATATGTGCCTTCTGACAGCCATGAGAGCAGCAGGGGAGAGACGCTGACCATCAAAGTGGACATGAAGCGTTCAATGACCAAGTGCAGGTAAGGTATCTAGATGCTCTGTTGTGAGGCTGGTTCAAAAGTTCATGCTGCTTTTCCATGTTTCCAGTAAACGGAAGTTCAGATCGGCTGATGAAGACGATGCTAAAAGGTGCATCAATTTGGAATAATGTCTTCCtgcgattttttatttttattttttattatcattattaaagaACATGTTTCACTgtgaagaaaacattttttttttttttggcgaggGGGCATGCTTACAGACTCCACAAAATGGACATTAACTGTGGTACAAAGTAAAGCATATCTATCAACTACAAAATGGAGTGGAATGGCGATAATTAACCTTTAAGCTGTTGTCAGAATCATAGTAATTCAGGAGGATGGAGGAGTTGCTCTATTAAACCAATGGAAACTACATGTGGAGCCAGTTTAAATGAAACGCACACATCCCTCTCTTCAGTGGTCTGTCATACACAGGTAAATCATGGAAGTGTAATTTTCTTGGGATAGTAACAAGGTCTACTGGGAGATGATCTCCACAATGGAAACAGCAGAATCATTAAGACTTGCAGTGCTAAACGCCACGAAACTCTGCCCACTGTACTGCGCAAGGATTTGGATCGGCAGTCTCCTGAAGGGGTTTCTAGTTCCTTTACAAAGTGAAGGTTAAAATACTGCACATGGAAATGGTGGAG
Encoded proteins:
- the LOC131696545 gene encoding BCLAF1 and THRAP3 family member 3-like isoform X1; translated protein: MLLHGDPKLLVFCSASKHQKMSRPRSRSPRYKYRSISPSFRRSPECYVERPFVKHYGDDFEDCKKGPGKHEQWKGPKDKDFRQGSSRVSQQDDTRQKYFDHRPPGPDARRTQSEGFHGPTTHRRPPSPEPFRGPTTQRRYPSPEQERVRGRPAPPPVYPSPGQERDRGRPAPPRYPEEGPPREYERIRFQEHRLARSKSPRREINRGKPFSRPARGENWQEGKDFAREERYSVSPPRRGFEEYHRRSPYEERNRNQAVQPGYPAERGFRKHSRSAERARDTERCEEREPRRSPKWKPDRSSAPYPKEGPGDFAHGRHVPYCEDKSPAMVAFEYGHKHQRETSQDKYVKPRSFPSREGGGYVVPSQSDGGNGFRSGKMRLPGDPESRVSPMHHAEDGRFNSGKTRPAVDRERKASPTRRGNTKKFNDNPVHKVHKKDVDLRPPLPEQERRERKFSDFNSLNMHRRTDLQEKTFRQGDLKSPGPQKPYVPSDSHESSRGETLTIKVDMKRSMTKCSPARHSTDRQLCQDLVAVSRKGSEFHSVLKHTGSSGRALRSPQTGGFAQDIITLVHQVKESYFKSNEGLTLNDRFSNIHDARTAMPEGGKQHSGPEINRRIDLSLSDLQKNRMNKRIGPLQTCSRVIDDPNDLRHDIERRRKERQLDIDERVPDHRHFSGRNQNGAGFTRRIQEENFFPEPNQFELSPERYSDRSPVLGGFHPEGPTTKPPFVRKKPFEGNPGSFRPIRGSLRGNRLPHQQKPGFVQAGLSIQSKYRRLQSIRQNGPGYRGIGYRINRSEMGPIG
- the LOC131696545 gene encoding BCLAF1 and THRAP3 family member 3-like isoform X2 translates to MSRPRSRSPRYKYRSISPSFRRSPECYVERPFVKHYGDDFEDCKKGPGKHEQWKGPKDKDFRQGSSRVSQQDDTRQKYFDHRPPGPDARRTQSEGFHGPTTHRRPPSPEPFRGPTTQRRYPSPEQERVRGRPAPPPVYPSPGQERDRGRPAPPRYPEEGPPREYERIRFQEHRLARSKSPRREINRGKPFSRPARGENWQEGKDFAREERYSVSPPRRGFEEYHRRSPYEERNRNQAVQPGYPAERGFRKHSRSAERARDTERCEEREPRRSPKWKPDRSSAPYPKEGPGDFAHGRHVPYCEDKSPAMVAFEYGHKHQRETSQDKYVKPRSFPSREGGGYVVPSQSDGGNGFRSGKMRLPGDPESRVSPMHHAEDGRFNSGKTRPAVDRERKASPTRRGNTKKFNDNPVHKVHKKDVDLRPPLPEQERRERKFSDFNSLNMHRRTDLQEKTFRQGDLKSPGPQKPYVPSDSHESSRGETLTIKVDMKRSMTKCSPARHSTDRQLCQDLVAVSRKGSEFHSVLKHTGSSGRALRSPQTGGFAQDIITLVHQVKESYFKSNEGLTLNDRFSNIHDARTAMPEGGKQHSGPEINRRIDLSLSDLQKNRMNKRIGPLQTCSRVIDDPNDLRHDIERRRKERQLDIDERVPDHRHFSGRNQNGAGFTRRIQEENFFPEPNQFELSPERYSDRSPVLGGFHPEGPTTKPPFVRKKPFEGNPGSFRPIRGSLRGNRLPHQQKPGFVQAGLSIQSKYRRLQSIRQNGPGYRGIGYRINRSEMGPIG